A region of Streptomyces sp. TG1A-60 DNA encodes the following proteins:
- a CDS encoding amidohydrolase family protein translates to METKETATAPTAFPKIISVDDHTVEPPNVWQDRLPKKYRDIGPRIVRAPLKEMTFLGGRFRPVMGAPGDDGPIGDWWVYEDLHRPLTRLDTAVGYSRDEIKLEVITYEQMRPGSYDVPQRLADMDVNHVQSALCFPTFPRFCGQTFTEASDRELGLLGVRAYNDWMVEEWCGPQARGRLVPLTLVPLWDAELAAAEVRRNAARGVRAVAFSEIPPHLGLPSVHTDDWDPFLAACDETGTVVAMHIGSSSRMPSTSADAPPAVGSTITFANCCFSMVDWLMSGKFERFPNLKVMYAEGQIGWIPYILERADVVWEENRGWGGVADKVHRPPSELFADHVYGCFFDDAFGLRNLDAIGVGNVLYETDYPHSDSTWPESRQVGEAQMGHLDPDVVDRIVRRNAIELLGLTEEGLWAGPTA, encoded by the coding sequence ATGGAGACCAAGGAGACCGCCACGGCGCCCACCGCCTTCCCGAAGATCATCTCTGTCGACGACCACACGGTGGAGCCCCCGAACGTCTGGCAGGACCGGCTCCCGAAGAAGTACCGGGACATCGGTCCCCGCATAGTGCGCGCGCCGCTGAAGGAGATGACGTTCCTCGGCGGACGCTTCCGGCCCGTCATGGGCGCCCCCGGCGACGACGGCCCGATCGGCGACTGGTGGGTCTACGAGGACCTGCACCGCCCGCTGACCCGCCTCGACACCGCCGTCGGCTACTCCAGGGACGAGATCAAGCTGGAGGTCATCACCTACGAGCAGATGCGCCCCGGCTCGTACGACGTCCCGCAGCGCCTCGCCGACATGGACGTCAACCACGTCCAGTCCGCCCTCTGCTTCCCGACCTTCCCGCGCTTCTGCGGCCAGACCTTCACCGAGGCCTCGGACCGCGAACTCGGGCTGCTCGGTGTGCGGGCGTACAACGACTGGATGGTGGAGGAGTGGTGCGGCCCGCAGGCCCGGGGCCGTCTCGTCCCGCTCACCCTCGTCCCCCTCTGGGACGCGGAACTGGCGGCGGCGGAGGTGCGGCGCAACGCCGCCCGGGGCGTTCGCGCCGTCGCCTTCTCGGAGATCCCCCCGCACCTCGGTCTGCCCTCCGTCCACACCGACGACTGGGACCCCTTCCTCGCCGCCTGCGACGAGACCGGCACGGTCGTGGCCATGCACATCGGCTCGTCGAGCCGCATGCCGTCCACCTCCGCCGACGCCCCGCCCGCCGTCGGCTCCACCATCACCTTCGCCAACTGCTGCTTCTCGATGGTCGACTGGCTGATGAGCGGCAAGTTCGAGCGTTTCCCGAACCTCAAGGTCATGTACGCCGAGGGCCAGATCGGCTGGATCCCGTACATCCTGGAGCGCGCGGACGTGGTGTGGGAGGAGAACCGGGGCTGGGGCGGTGTCGCCGACAAGGTCCACCGGCCGCCGTCGGAGCTGTTCGCCGACCATGTCTACGGCTGCTTCTTCGACGACGCGTTCGGCCTGAGGAACCTCGACGCCATCGGCGTGGGCAACGTGCTGTACGAGACCGACTACCCCCACTCCGACTCCACCTGGCCCGAGTCGCGGCAGGTGGGGGAGGCCCAGATGGGGCACCTGGACCCGGACGTGGTGGACCGGATCGTGCGGCGGAACGCGATCGAACTGCTGGGGCTGACGGAAGAAGGGCTCTGGGCGGGGCCCACGGCCTGA
- a CDS encoding LuxR C-terminal-related transcriptional regulator, protein MRASRQLSVAVACPGEAWPHPDWPARDDPYVERAVLLSEPFRIPESADVVVLRSAEPLRYFRELVTGTTPAIVISPCRAAETVIEVFRGGAGYLVEGDYCACMLSSAVVGASVGHTYLSPAACAALREGVRRQSAAGEATERLRGLLSPRERQIMDLLSTGLGAQAIGLRLRLSEKTVRNNLSNIYAKLDARGSTDAVLRWLGAADGGGQRALAR, encoded by the coding sequence GTGCGCGCTTCCCGACAACTCTCCGTCGCCGTCGCTTGCCCAGGGGAAGCCTGGCCGCACCCCGACTGGCCGGCCAGGGACGACCCGTACGTCGAGCGGGCGGTGCTTCTGTCCGAGCCCTTCCGGATCCCCGAGAGCGCGGATGTCGTCGTCCTGCGCTCCGCCGAACCGCTGAGATACTTCCGGGAGTTGGTGACCGGTACAACACCGGCGATCGTCATCAGCCCCTGCCGGGCCGCCGAGACCGTCATCGAGGTGTTCCGCGGCGGGGCGGGCTATCTGGTAGAGGGCGACTACTGCGCCTGCATGCTCTCCTCGGCCGTCGTCGGGGCCAGCGTCGGGCACACCTACCTCTCCCCGGCGGCCTGTGCCGCTCTGCGCGAGGGTGTCCGGCGGCAGTCCGCGGCGGGCGAGGCGACGGAGCGGCTGCGTGGCCTGCTCTCGCCACGTGAGCGGCAGATCATGGACCTGCTGTCCACCGGTCTGGGCGCGCAGGCGATCGGACTGCGACTACGGCTGAGCGAGAAGACGGTCCGCAACAACCTCAGCAACATCTACGCCAAGCTCGACGCACGCGGCAGCACGGACGCGGTACTGCGGTGGCTGGGGGCGGCGGACGGTGGTGGTCAGAGGGCTCTGGCCCGCTGA
- a CDS encoding glucose 1-dehydrogenase, with the protein MGKLDGRVILVTGAARGQGEQEARLFRAEGAEVVVADVLDDRGEALAKEIGALHVHLDVSREDDWVAAVTAAKGAYGHVDGLVNNAGVLRLNALVDTPLDEFMQVVRVNQVGVFLGIKALAPEIEAAGGGTIVNTASYTGLTGMAYVGAYAATKHAIVGLTRVAGLELARKGIRVNAVCPGAIDTAMTDPGGDASAEAVDRLYRKRVPLGRIGRPEEVARLALFLSCEDSSYITGQPFVIDGGWLAGVSLI; encoded by the coding sequence ATGGGCAAGCTCGACGGACGTGTCATCCTCGTCACAGGCGCCGCGCGCGGTCAGGGCGAGCAGGAGGCCCGGCTGTTCAGGGCGGAAGGGGCCGAGGTCGTGGTCGCCGACGTCCTCGACGACCGGGGCGAGGCCCTCGCCAAGGAGATCGGCGCGCTCCACGTCCATCTGGACGTGAGCCGCGAGGATGACTGGGTGGCCGCCGTCACCGCCGCCAAGGGCGCGTACGGCCACGTCGACGGACTCGTCAACAACGCCGGCGTGCTGCGCCTCAACGCCCTCGTCGACACCCCCCTCGACGAGTTCATGCAGGTCGTGCGGGTCAACCAGGTCGGTGTCTTCCTCGGCATCAAGGCCCTCGCCCCCGAGATCGAGGCCGCCGGCGGTGGGACCATCGTCAACACCGCCTCGTACACGGGCCTGACGGGCATGGCGTACGTCGGCGCGTACGCCGCGACCAAGCACGCGATCGTCGGCCTCACCCGTGTGGCCGGCCTGGAGTTGGCCCGTAAGGGCATCCGGGTCAACGCGGTCTGTCCCGGCGCGATCGACACCGCGATGACCGACCCCGGTGGCGACGCCTCCGCCGAGGCCGTCGACAGGCTCTACCGCAAGCGGGTCCCGCTCGGCCGGATCGGCCGGCCCGAGGAGGTCGCCCGACTGGCCCTCTTCCTCTCCTGTGAGGACTCCTCCTACATCACCGGGCAGCCTTTCGTGATCGACGGGGGCTGGCTGGCCGGGGTCAGTCTGATCTGA
- a CDS encoding LLM class flavin-dependent oxidoreductase: MEFGLFVQGYVGKRAETDPLAEHKALMEETEYVIEADRSGFKYAWASEHHFLEEYSHLSANDVFLGYLAHATDRIHLGSGIFNPLAQVNHPVKVAEKVAMLDHLTEGRFEFGSGRGAGSHEILGFIPGVTDMNHTKEIWEETIAEFPRMWLQDEYVGFQGKHWSLPPRKILPKPYGKSHPAMWYAAGSPPSYAMAAKKGLGVLGFSVQKVSDMEWVLEQYKTAIVDAEPIGDFVNDNVMVTTTAICAPTHDEAVRVAVNGGLHYLPSLVFRYHDTFPRPDGFPVWPETLPEYDEEFIELLIEEELLICGDPDEVVRQCKRWEQAGADQLSFGLPVGVPKEETLRTIRLVGEHVIPKIDTDPVHRTSRFRAAG; the protein is encoded by the coding sequence GTGGAATTCGGGCTCTTTGTACAGGGATACGTGGGCAAGCGGGCCGAGACCGATCCGCTCGCCGAGCACAAGGCGCTGATGGAGGAGACCGAGTACGTCATCGAGGCGGACCGGTCCGGCTTCAAGTACGCCTGGGCGTCGGAGCACCACTTCCTGGAGGAGTACTCGCACCTCTCGGCCAACGACGTCTTCCTCGGCTACCTGGCGCACGCGACCGACCGGATCCACCTCGGCTCCGGCATCTTCAACCCGCTCGCCCAGGTCAACCACCCGGTGAAGGTCGCCGAGAAGGTCGCCATGCTCGACCATCTCACCGAGGGCCGCTTCGAGTTCGGCAGCGGACGCGGGGCCGGTTCCCACGAGATCCTCGGCTTCATCCCCGGGGTGACCGACATGAATCACACCAAGGAGATCTGGGAAGAGACCATCGCGGAGTTCCCCAGGATGTGGCTCCAGGACGAGTACGTCGGCTTCCAGGGCAAGCACTGGTCCCTGCCGCCGCGCAAGATCCTGCCCAAGCCGTACGGGAAGTCCCACCCCGCGATGTGGTACGCCGCCGGGTCGCCGCCGTCGTACGCCATGGCCGCGAAGAAAGGGCTCGGCGTGCTCGGCTTCAGCGTGCAGAAGGTCTCCGACATGGAGTGGGTGCTGGAGCAGTACAAGACCGCGATCGTCGACGCCGAGCCGATCGGGGACTTCGTCAACGACAACGTGATGGTGACGACGACCGCGATCTGCGCGCCCACCCACGACGAGGCGGTGCGTGTGGCGGTGAACGGCGGGCTGCACTACCTGCCCTCCCTCGTCTTCCGGTACCACGACACGTTCCCGAGGCCCGACGGCTTCCCCGTGTGGCCGGAGACGCTGCCCGAGTACGACGAGGAGTTCATCGAACTGCTCATCGAGGAAGAGCTGTTGATCTGCGGGGACCCGGACGAGGTGGTCCGGCAGTGCAAGCGGTGGGAGCAGGCCGGGGCGGACCAGCTGAGCTTCGGGTTGCCGGTGGGGGTGCCGAAGGAGGAGACGTTGCGGACGATCCGGCTCGTCGGGGAGCACGTCATCCCGAAGATCGACACGGATCCCGTGCACCGGACCTCGCGGTTCCGGGCGGCGGGCTGA
- a CDS encoding D-aminoacylase produces MLDHVIKGATVVDGTGAPARTADVGIRDGRIAVIGKVTEEARSSEDARGLVLAPGFVDPHTHYDAQLFWDPYATPSLNHGVTTVAGGNCGFTLAPLNPARPEDADYTRRMMSKVEGMSLVALEEGAPWSWHGFGEYLDALEGRIAVNAGFMVGHCALRRYVMGPDAIGGQPSDVQLNEMLGLLHEAMEAGAWGLSTTQSSTHSDGDGRPVASRHATPTELLALSRAVGEHEGTQIEAIVAGCLDQFSDDEIDLFVEMSAVAGRPLNWNVLTIDSAVPERVPRQLEASERARKAGGRVVALTMPILTPMNMSLGTFCALNLIPGWGPILSLPAPERIERLRDPQVRAEMLRRADSKEAGVFRRLAHFGRYVIGDTYSAANEGLTGRVVKDIAAERGQEPFECLVEICAADDLRTVLWPMPTDNDPDSWTLRAETWRHEDVLLGGSDAGAHLDRMCGAPYTTRFVGDCLRGRKLLGLEQAVKMLTDDPARLFGLRERGRIAEGWHADLVLFDPERVDAGKATLVHDLPGDSPRLDSRAIGVRAVWVNGVEAIRDDVVTGAVPGKVLRSGRDTRTVSTR; encoded by the coding sequence ATGCTCGACCATGTGATCAAAGGCGCGACCGTCGTGGACGGGACGGGCGCCCCTGCTCGTACGGCCGACGTGGGGATACGGGACGGGCGGATCGCCGTCATCGGGAAGGTGACCGAGGAGGCGCGGTCGTCCGAGGACGCGCGCGGGCTCGTCCTCGCACCCGGCTTCGTCGACCCCCACACCCACTACGACGCCCAGCTGTTCTGGGACCCGTACGCGACGCCGTCCCTCAACCACGGGGTGACGACCGTCGCGGGCGGGAACTGCGGGTTCACGCTCGCGCCTCTCAACCCCGCCCGGCCCGAGGACGCGGACTACACGCGGCGGATGATGTCCAAGGTGGAGGGGATGTCGCTGGTCGCGCTGGAGGAAGGCGCGCCCTGGAGCTGGCACGGCTTCGGGGAGTACCTGGACGCCCTCGAAGGCAGGATCGCCGTCAACGCGGGCTTCATGGTGGGCCATTGCGCGCTGCGGCGGTACGTGATGGGGCCGGACGCGATCGGCGGGCAGCCGAGCGACGTGCAACTGAACGAGATGCTGGGGCTGTTGCACGAGGCGATGGAGGCGGGGGCGTGGGGGCTGTCGACCACGCAGTCCTCGACGCACAGCGACGGGGACGGCAGGCCGGTCGCGTCGCGGCACGCCACGCCCACCGAACTGCTCGCGCTGTCACGGGCGGTGGGTGAACACGAGGGCACCCAGATAGAGGCGATCGTGGCGGGCTGCCTGGACCAGTTCAGCGACGACGAGATCGACCTCTTCGTGGAGATGAGCGCGGTGGCGGGCCGCCCGCTCAACTGGAACGTCCTCACCATCGACTCGGCGGTTCCCGAGCGCGTGCCGAGGCAGCTGGAGGCGAGTGAGCGGGCGCGGAAGGCGGGGGGCAGGGTCGTCGCCCTCACGATGCCGATCCTCACGCCGATGAACATGTCGCTGGGTACTTTCTGCGCGCTGAACCTGATTCCGGGGTGGGGCCCGATCCTGAGCCTGCCGGCCCCCGAGCGGATCGAGCGGCTGCGCGATCCGCAGGTGCGGGCGGAGATGCTGCGGCGCGCGGACTCGAAGGAAGCGGGCGTCTTCCGCCGGCTCGCCCACTTCGGGCGGTACGTCATCGGCGACACCTACAGCGCGGCGAACGAGGGCCTGACCGGGCGGGTCGTGAAGGACATCGCGGCGGAGCGCGGGCAGGAACCGTTCGAGTGCCTGGTGGAGATCTGCGCCGCCGACGACCTCCGTACGGTCCTGTGGCCCATGCCCACCGACAACGACCCCGACTCCTGGACCCTGCGCGCCGAGACCTGGCGGCACGAGGACGTCCTCCTCGGCGGTTCGGACGCGGGCGCCCACCTGGACCGCATGTGCGGCGCCCCGTACACCACCAGGTTCGTCGGGGACTGTCTGCGCGGCCGGAAGCTGCTCGGGCTCGAACAGGCGGTGAAGATGCTGACCGACGACCCGGCACGGCTCTTCGGCCTCCGCGAGCGCGGGCGGATCGCCGAGGGATGGCATGCGGACCTCGTCCTCTTCGACCCGGAGCGCGTCGACGCCGGCAAGGCCACCCTGGTGCACGACCTGCCGGGTGACAGTCCGCGCCTCGACTCCAGGGCGATCGGCGTACGGGCGGTCTGGGTCAACGGCGTCGAGGCGATCCGCGACGACGTGGTGACCGGGGCCGTGCCCGGGAAGGTGCTCCGGAGCGGGCGGGACACGCGGACGGTGAGTACGAGGTGA